CGATGCGGTCGTAATAAGTGGATAGGACCGCGCGAATCGGCAGGAGGTCGTGCTTGTTGCGCCGTTCGCTGACCCCAAAGACTGCTTTCTCCGCCTCGCCCATTACATTGTCGATCGCATCGCCCTTATACGCCAATGACGCAATTTGATTTGCGGCTTGTATCATTCTGCGTCGCAGCGAGTTCTCTTCGACGATGCGACCATAAGATTCGGCGTTGAGAGAGGTCGGGACCTGGTTAATGAGCGAGGTCAGGTAGGCTGAGCCGCCGATCTCGTTCAATTGACCGGTTCGCTCCAAATCTTCGGAGAGGGTTAATAGGTCAATGGGCGTGCGGGCTTCATGCAAACGGATGAAGGCTTCCCAGATCCAGCGGTTGCGATGGATGTAGAAATCGTCCGGCGAGAGGAATTGGGCGATGTCGTAATAGACTTCGGGGTTAATCAACACCGCCCCTACTACTGCTTCTTCGGCTTCCCGGCTGTGCGGTATACCTGGGCTTGAGGGGACGGTGGATTCTTCGGGGTAGGTTTCTGTCATTTGGGCAGATTCAGGTTTTGGCGGGTGGCGAGTCGGGGTTATCCTTATTGGGGTCGTCGATATCCAGTTTCTCGATGAAATCCTTGAAGACGGAGAGCCGATCGCTCGCTTCTTCACTTAAAGGAGGCGGGGCGGTTCTTTGGGCGGGGGCGCTGCTCTCCGGCATATCCTGATCCGGCTCGACCGCCGCCGTTTCCATCACGCTGGGATGAACGAGGATCGGGACGTGCGCGCGCGCGGCAATGGCGATGGCGTCGGAGGATCGCGAGTCGATGTGGATCTCGCGCCCGTCGGCCTCGGCGACGATGTTACCGTAGTAGATGTCGTCCTGCAGTTTGACGATCTCGACGCGGATGATGCGCGCATTGAACGCCTTGAAGACGTTTTTGAGCAGGTCATGGGTCAACGGGCGGACCATTTCGACTTCCTGCAATGCGACCGTGATCGCTTCCGCTTCGTACGGTCCGACCCAGATGGTGAGATACCGTTCGGCATCGACCTGCTTCAACACCACCACGCGCTGGGGTGCCATTAAATGCACGCGAATGCTGTCGATCATGACCTCTATCATTCCAGACATAGGGGGAACTCCGATGCGCTTATTGTAGCATAAAGGATGTGGGCTGCGCCGAAGATTAAGATAAGAGGAAGATATATATTGTGTCTGACCGTGGACCATTGACGATAGACGATGGAAACATTCACAATCTACGGTCCATCGTCCATCGTCTGAGACTTAGATTCCATTTGCGTTAATGGGGAATCGAGACTATAATCCGCGTCGCTCAATCGGGGCGTGGCGCAGCCCGGCTAGCGCACTTGCATGGGGTGCAAGGGGTCGGAGGTTCAAATCCTCTCGCCCCGACAGATTGACGGAGTGGGAAGATTTGTGGTCGGACGTTCCCCATCGAGGGACTGGCGCAAATCCTCTCGCCCCGACAGATTGTGAAAGAAACCGTCCTGCCGGGGACGGTTTTGTTTTTAAACCACAGGCAAACAAAGTATCCTCGCACTTATTACTTTCTTATCGCAAGGACGCCAAGTCGCAAAGATCGTAAATTATTATTCCTGCGGCCTTGCG
This portion of the Anaerolineales bacterium genome encodes:
- a CDS encoding bifunctional nuclease family protein, with the translated sequence MSGMIEVMIDSIRVHLMAPQRVVVLKQVDAERYLTIWVGPYEAEAITVALQEVEMVRPLTHDLLKNVFKAFNARIIRVEIVKLQDDIYYGNIVAEADGREIHIDSRSSDAIAIAARAHVPILVHPSVMETAAVEPDQDMPESSAPAQRTAPPPLSEEASDRLSVFKDFIEKLDIDDPNKDNPDSPPAKT